A single Methanocaldococcus bathoardescens DNA region contains:
- a CDS encoding DNA polymerase domain-containing protein: MEKIDTLIDNTYKTVDDRAIIYLYLINSILKDRDFKPYFYVELNKDKVKDEDIETIKDFLLKNDLLKFVENIEVVKKIILRNEKEVIKIIATHPQKVPKLRKLRECPIVKEIYEHDIPFAKRYLIDNEIIPMTYWDFENKKPVSIEIPKLKAVAFDMEVYNRDTEPDPERDPILMASFWDENGGKVVTYKEFDHPNIEVVENEKELIKRIIETLKQYDIIYTYNGDNFDFPYLKARAKLYGINIELGRDKEELKIKRGGMEYRSYIPGRVHIDLYPISRRLLKLTKYTLEDVVYNLFGIEKLKIPHTKIVDYWVNNDKNLIEYSLQDAKYTYKVGNYFFPLEVMFSRIVNQTLFEITRMTSGQMVEYLLMKNAFKENMMIPNKPDEEEYRRRLSTTYEGGYVKEPEKGMFEDIISMDFRSLYPSIIISYNISPDTLDCECCKDISEKILGHWFCKKKEGLIPKTLRNLIERRIKIKKKMKKMKDVEEINEEYNLLDYEQKSLKILANSHYGYLAFPRARFYSRECAEVVTYLGRKYIQQTMEEAEKFGFKVIYADSVTEDTEIIVKINNEIKFIKIKDLFKKVDYTVGEKEYCILNSVYALTLDDNGKLVWKKVPYVMRHKANKEVYRVWITNSWHIDVTEDHSLIGYKNKKFIEIKPTEIKEKNISLIALDENLKEYNFVNVKKVEKINYNGYVYDIEVEDTHRFFANGILVHNTDGFYAIWKEKISKDELIKKALEFVDYINSKLPGTMELEFEGYFKRGIFVTKKRYALIDENGRVTVKGLEFVRRDWSNIAKITQRKVLETLLVEGSIEKAKKIIQDVIKDLREKKIKKEDLIIYTQLTKDPKEYKTTAPHVEIAKKLMREGKRIKVGDIIGYIIVKGTKSISERAKLPEEVDIEDVDVNYYIDNQILPPVLRIMEAVGVSKNELKKEGAQLTLDRFLFK; encoded by the coding sequence ATGGAAAAAATTGATACTTTGATAGACAACACATATAAAACTGTTGATGATAGAGCAATCATTTATCTCTACTTAATTAACTCTATTTTAAAAGATAGGGATTTTAAGCCATATTTTTACGTTGAATTAAATAAAGATAAAGTTAAAGATGAAGATATTGAGACAATAAAAGATTTTCTTTTAAAAAATGATTTATTAAAGTTTGTTGAAAATATTGAGGTTGTTAAAAAAATTATTCTTAGAAATGAAAAAGAGGTTATTAAAATTATAGCAACTCATCCACAAAAAGTTCCAAAACTTAGAAAACTTAGAGAATGCCCAATTGTTAAAGAGATTTATGAGCATGATATTCCATTTGCTAAAAGATATTTGATAGACAATGAGATAATTCCAATGACATATTGGGATTTTGAAAATAAAAAACCTGTAAGCATTGAAATTCCCAAATTAAAGGCTGTTGCTTTTGATATGGAAGTTTATAATAGAGATACTGAACCAGACCCAGAGAGAGATCCTATTTTAATGGCAAGTTTTTGGGATGAGAATGGAGGGAAGGTTGTAACTTACAAAGAATTTGACCATCCAAATATAGAAGTAGTTGAAAATGAGAAAGAGTTGATTAAAAGAATCATTGAAACATTAAAGCAGTATGATATAATCTACACTTACAACGGAGATAACTTTGATTTTCCTTATTTAAAAGCGAGGGCTAAACTTTATGGGATAAATATTGAGTTGGGAAGGGATAAGGAGGAGTTGAAAATAAAGAGAGGAGGTATGGAGTATAGAAGCTACATTCCAGGAAGAGTTCATATTGACCTATATCCAATATCAAGGAGATTGCTAAAATTAACAAAATATACTTTAGAAGATGTAGTCTATAATTTATTTGGAATTGAAAAGCTAAAAATTCCGCATACAAAGATTGTAGATTATTGGGTAAATAATGATAAAAATCTAATTGAATATTCCCTACAAGATGCTAAATACACATACAAAGTTGGAAACTACTTCTTTCCATTGGAGGTTATGTTCTCAAGGATAGTTAATCAGACATTATTTGAAATTACAAGGATGACTTCTGGGCAGATGGTTGAATATCTACTAATGAAAAATGCATTTAAAGAAAATATGATGATTCCAAATAAACCAGATGAAGAAGAGTATAGAAGGAGATTATCAACAACTTATGAAGGAGGATACGTCAAAGAACCAGAAAAGGGGATGTTTGAAGACATAATTAGTATGGATTTTAGAAGCCTTTACCCCTCAATAATTATTTCATACAATATAAGCCCAGATACATTAGATTGTGAGTGTTGTAAAGATATCAGTGAAAAAATCTTAGGGCATTGGTTTTGTAAAAAGAAAGAGGGATTGATTCCAAAAACATTAAGAAATTTAATTGAAAGAAGAATAAAAATTAAGAAAAAAATGAAAAAAATGAAAGATGTTGAAGAAATAAATGAAGAATATAATCTTTTAGATTATGAGCAGAAATCTTTAAAGATTTTGGCTAATAGTCATTATGGTTATTTAGCTTTCCCAAGAGCAAGATTTTACAGCAGAGAATGTGCAGAAGTTGTTACTTACTTAGGAAGGAAATATATACAGCAAACAATGGAAGAGGCTGAAAAATTTGGATTTAAGGTCATATATGCTGATAGTGTTACTGAAGATACAGAAATTATAGTTAAGATAAATAATGAAATAAAATTCATAAAAATTAAAGATTTGTTTAAAAAAGTTGATTACACAGTTGGAGAGAAAGAATATTGCATTTTAAACAGTGTATATGCCTTAACCTTAGATGACAATGGAAAATTAGTTTGGAAAAAAGTGCCTTACGTTATGAGACATAAGGCAAATAAAGAGGTTTATAGAGTCTGGATTACCAACAGTTGGCATATAGATGTTACAGAAGACCACTCACTAATTGGCTATAAAAACAAAAAGTTCATTGAAATAAAACCTACTGAAATTAAAGAGAAAAATATTAGTTTAATAGCTTTAGATGAAAATCTTAAAGAATATAACTTTGTAAATGTAAAAAAAGTTGAAAAAATTAACTACAATGGCTATGTTTATGATATTGAGGTTGAAGACACTCACAGATTCTTTGCAAATGGAATTTTAGTCCATAATACTGACGGTTTCTATGCGATTTGGAAAGAAAAAATTAGTAAAGATGAGTTAATAAAAAAAGCTTTAGAATTTGTTGATTATATAAACTCAAAACTACCCGGCACTATGGAGTTAGAATTTGAGGGATACTTTAAAAGAGGTATATTTGTTACTAAAAAGAGATACGCCTTAATTGATGAAAATGGAAGAGTTACAGTTAAAGGTCTTGAGTTTGTTAGAAGAGATTGGTCAAATATAGCAAAGATAACTCAAAGAAAGGTTTTAGAAACATTATTAGTTGAAGGTAGCATAGAAAAAGCTAAAAAAATAATTCAAGATGTTATTAAAGATTTGAGAGAAAAGAAGATAAAAAAAGAGGATTTAATAATCTATACTCAACTAACAAAAGACCCTAAGGAGTATAAAACCACAGCTCCACATGTTGAAATTGCTAAAAAATTGATGAGAGAAGGGAAGAGAATAAAAGTCGGGGATATTATTGGTTATATAATAGTTAAAGGAACTAAATCTATAAGTGAGAGGGCAAAACTCCCAGAAGAAGTTGATATTGAGGATGTGGATGTTAATTACTATATTGATAATCAAATTTTGCCTCCTGTGTTGAGGATTATGGAAGCAGTTGGAGTTTCAAAAAATGAGTTGAAGAAAGAAGGGGCTCAATTAACCTTAGACAGATTTTTGTT
- a CDS encoding flagellin, translated as MKLLEFLKGKKGAMGIGTLIIFIAMVLVAAVAAAVLINTSGFLQQKAMATGKESTEQVASGLMCIGVTGHYDGTNGIDRIAIYVTPNAGSAPIDLKEAKLFLTYDGESHTLTYNGTTTQTLGVSDIFGTSVGDWSNATAKGYVVGVIQDADGSLDDGVINKGDIAVLLVNVSQVFGKEIPTRAEVSGQYQPEFGAPAVIQFTTPAAYTNTIIELQ; from the coding sequence ATGAAACTTCTTGAATTCCTAAAAGGTAAGAAAGGGGCTATGGGTATAGGGACTTTGATAATCTTCATAGCTATGGTCTTAGTAGCTGCAGTTGCAGCAGCTGTCTTAATTAACACAAGTGGATTCTTGCAACAAAAAGCAATGGCTACAGGTAAGGAAAGTACTGAGCAAGTTGCAAGTGGTTTAATGTGTATAGGCGTTACAGGACACTATGATGGAACTAACGGAATTGATAGGATTGCCATCTACGTAACTCCAAATGCAGGAAGTGCTCCAATTGATTTAAAAGAGGCAAAATTGTTCTTGACATACGATGGTGAGTCACACACTTTGACATACAACGGTACTACAACTCAGACATTAGGTGTGTCAGATATATTTGGTACATCAGTTGGAGATTGGTCAAACGCAACTGCTAAAGGATACGTTGTTGGAGTAATTCAAGATGCAGATGGTTCATTAGATGATGGAGTTATTAACAAAGGGGATATTGCTGTATTGCTTGTAAATGTATCACAAGTATTTGGTAAAGAAATACCAACAAGAGCAGAAGTTTCAGGACAGTACCAGCCAGAGTTTGGAGCTCCAGCAGTTATTCAATTCACAACACCAGCCGCATACACAAACACCATAATTGAATTACAATAA
- a CDS encoding molybdopterin biosynthesis protein, whose amino-acid sequence MRYLTLHSIEEVKSIINEHLKKLKNEVEEVDLFSAVGRVLAEDIFSNIDVPPYDRAKMDGYAVKAEDTYEADEDNPVELKVIGSLKAGEIKNLEINNGECVEIATGAIIPKGANAVVMVEYTERDNDRVKIYKAVPPMENIQFTGSDIMAGELVLRKNTKLTPRDIGVLSAIGRSKVKVYKKLKFGIISTGNEIISPEKPLEFGKIYDINSYTLASYIKNLNYDFEFFGIAKDDKEDLKEKIKKALKCDIILLSGGTSAGVGDLTETAIKELGGEILVHGIKIKPGKPTIIGKIDNKLIVGLPGYPTSCLTIFDVFFGDEKNVIKAEFPQRHISAKGRTEYLPVILVKHKNGFSAYPITKGSGAITSLAEADGYVIIDENKEILENETVEVHLFGDVKVGLNIIGSHCIGVDIILKEAKLLAKTINVGSLGGLLAIKRGEADIAGIHLLDEKTNIYNIPFLERYKIRDAVLVRGYIREQGFMFRKELGFNTIEEIVKNIYNLEFINRNKGSGTRILFDKFLKEHKINPKEIKGYNIEAKTHSAVATAIAMKKADIGLGIKTVAEQYGLEFIPLANEHYDFLIRKDRFNDEDVKKFIDALKKAKLPFKKPDNCGKIIWEG is encoded by the coding sequence ATGAGATATCTAACTTTACATAGTATTGAAGAAGTAAAATCTATAATAAATGAGCATTTAAAAAAATTAAAAAATGAGGTTGAAGAGGTTGATTTATTCAGTGCAGTTGGGAGAGTTTTGGCTGAGGATATATTTTCTAATATAGATGTCCCACCTTATGATAGGGCAAAGATGGATGGTTATGCTGTTAAAGCAGAAGATACCTATGAAGCAGATGAAGACAATCCAGTAGAGTTAAAGGTTATTGGCTCTTTAAAAGCTGGGGAGATTAAAAACTTAGAAATAAATAATGGAGAGTGTGTTGAGATAGCTACAGGGGCAATAATTCCAAAAGGAGCTAATGCTGTTGTTATGGTTGAATACACTGAAAGAGATAATGATAGAGTTAAGATATACAAGGCAGTCCCGCCAATGGAGAACATCCAATTCACTGGCTCAGATATAATGGCTGGAGAGCTTGTTTTAAGAAAAAATACCAAATTAACACCAAGAGATATTGGTGTTTTGTCAGCTATAGGTAGAAGTAAAGTTAAAGTTTATAAAAAACTAAAATTTGGAATAATATCTACTGGAAATGAGATTATAAGCCCAGAAAAACCATTAGAGTTTGGAAAAATCTATGATATAAATTCTTACACTTTAGCATCTTATATAAAAAATCTTAACTACGATTTTGAATTCTTTGGAATAGCCAAAGATGATAAAGAGGATTTAAAAGAAAAGATTAAAAAAGCATTAAAATGTGATATAATCCTATTAAGTGGGGGAACTTCTGCAGGTGTAGGGGATTTAACTGAAACAGCTATAAAAGAGCTTGGTGGGGAAATCTTAGTTCATGGAATAAAGATAAAGCCAGGAAAACCAACGATAATTGGAAAAATTGATAATAAGTTAATTGTAGGATTGCCTGGCTATCCTACTTCATGCCTAACTATATTTGATGTGTTCTTTGGAGATGAAAAAAATGTTATAAAGGCAGAGTTCCCACAAAGACATATATCAGCAAAAGGAAGAACGGAATATTTGCCAGTTATTTTAGTTAAGCATAAAAATGGATTCTCAGCTTATCCAATAACTAAGGGAAGTGGAGCTATAACTTCCTTAGCAGAAGCAGATGGATATGTAATTATTGATGAAAATAAAGAAATTTTGGAAAATGAAACTGTAGAGGTTCATCTATTTGGAGATGTTAAAGTTGGATTAAATATTATTGGCAGCCATTGTATTGGAGTAGATATAATTTTAAAAGAGGCAAAGTTATTGGCAAAGACGATAAATGTTGGTTCTTTGGGAGGTTTATTGGCAATAAAAAGAGGAGAAGCAGATATAGCTGGAATTCATTTGTTGGATGAAAAAACAAACATTTATAATATTCCATTTTTAGAGAGATATAAAATTAGAGATGCTGTATTAGTTAGAGGCTATATTAGAGAGCAAGGATTTATGTTTAGGAAAGAATTAGGCTTTAATACAATAGAAGAAATTGTAAAAAATATTTATAACTTAGAGTTCATAAATAGAAATAAAGGCTCTGGAACAAGAATACTATTTGATAAATTTTTAAAAGAACACAAAATTAATCCAAAAGAGATTAAAGGTTACAATATAGAGGCAAAGACACATTCAGCAGTTGCTACAGCTATAGCAATGAAAAAGGCAGATATTGGTTTGGGGATAAAGACGGTTGCAGAGCAGTATGGTTTAGAGTTTATTCCATTAGCTAATGAGCATTATGACTTCTTAATTAGGAAGGATAGATTTAATGATGAAGATGTGAAGAAATTCATTGATGCCTTAAAAAAAGCCAAATTACCATTCAAAAAGCCAGATAATTGTGGAAAAATTATATGGGAAGGATAA
- a CDS encoding MBL fold metallo-hydrolase, which translates to MILKLNGYGYSSNSYLIIGKKNILIDPGTSGTFNILMEELERNGIKDIDLIINTHCHFDHSSADYLIEEHFNCPTVIEDKEVKHLKNGDEVTVSSLFGAKLNPPKEIIPLSEIEEELKNYGLEVIRTPGHTYGSISIIYENNLITGDTIFAYGVGRWDLPTGNIIELRNSINTLERIANERNIDKLYPGHGEIGNRMAFSYARLFI; encoded by the coding sequence ATGATTCTAAAACTTAATGGATATGGTTACAGCTCAAACTCTTACTTAATAATTGGAAAGAAAAATATTCTCATAGACCCAGGAACTTCTGGGACATTTAACATATTAATGGAGGAATTAGAAAGAAATGGTATAAAAGATATTGACTTAATAATAAATACTCATTGCCATTTTGACCACTCATCAGCAGATTATTTAATTGAAGAGCATTTTAATTGCCCAACAGTAATAGAAGATAAAGAAGTTAAGCATTTAAAAAATGGAGATGAAGTTACTGTATCATCCTTATTTGGAGCTAAACTCAATCCACCAAAAGAAATAATCCCACTATCTGAAATTGAAGAAGAGTTAAAAAACTATGGTTTAGAGGTTATAAGAACCCCTGGGCATACTTATGGCTCTATTTCAATAATCTATGAGAATAATTTAATAACTGGAGATACAATCTTTGCTTATGGAGTAGGAAGATGGGATTTACCTACTGGAAATATTATTGAGCTAAGAAACTCTATAAATACATTAGAAAGAATAGCCAATGAAAGAAATATAGACAAATTATATCCCGGACATGGAGAAATTGGAAATAGGATGGCTTTTAGCTATGCAAGGCTTTTTATATAA
- a CDS encoding flagellin, giving the protein MKLLEFLKGKKGAMGIGTLIIFIAMVLVAAVAAAVLINTSGFLQQKAMATGKESTEQVASGLSTLKVLGILNGDATAVDGLAILITPNAGSAPIDLNQTKIFITDGDKKAVLYYNSTAYNNLTGGGEVTNTTLEAWENISVTDKAQFGIIVIQDSDGSCKQNTPVINKGDIVALTINATKIGLNLDPRTTVTGSVVPEFGAPAVIEFTTPATYLSTQTVIQLQ; this is encoded by the coding sequence ATGAAACTTCTTGAATTCCTAAAAGGTAAGAAAGGGGCTATGGGTATAGGGACTTTGATAATCTTCATAGCTATGGTCTTAGTAGCTGCAGTTGCAGCAGCTGTCTTAATTAACACAAGTGGATTCTTGCAACAAAAAGCAATGGCTACAGGTAAGGAAAGTACTGAGCAAGTTGCAAGTGGTCTTTCAACACTTAAGGTTTTAGGAATTCTTAATGGTGATGCTACAGCAGTAGATGGATTAGCAATCTTAATTACTCCAAATGCTGGAAGTGCTCCAATTGACTTAAATCAAACAAAGATATTTATTACAGATGGCGATAAAAAGGCAGTATTATACTATAATTCAACTGCATATAATAATTTAACAGGTGGGGGAGAAGTTACTAATACTACTCTCGAAGCATGGGAGAACATTTCTGTTACAGATAAAGCACAGTTTGGAATTATAGTCATACAAGATTCAGATGGTTCATGCAAGCAAAATACTCCAGTAATCAACAAAGGAGATATCGTTGCTTTAACAATAAACGCTACTAAAATTGGTCTTAACTTAGATCCAAGAACAACAGTAACTGGTTCAGTAGTTCCAGAGTTTGGAGCTCCAGCAGTTATAGAATTCACAACACCTGCTACATACTTAAGCACTCAAACTGTAATACAACTTCAATAA
- the cofC gene encoding 2-phospho-L-lactate guanylyltransferase gives MKVLIPVSPINSLKTRLSEFLSNEERKNLLLNMLRDIRKALEGLDVVIVSKDEEILNFAKNELKAETIKEKYKGLNNAIKQAFEEIEDEEVMIIPADIPLIKKKHINDILKLSKDYDMIICPSRGGGTNLLYLKSKNLIEMKYEGFSFLKHLEEAKKRNLRYYIYDSFLISVDINTPEDLGEIFIHGNDTYTKNYLKSLGIDVEPKHSSAGRFVVKRGR, from the coding sequence ATGAAAGTTCTAATCCCTGTATCACCAATAAACTCACTAAAAACAAGATTATCAGAGTTTTTAAGCAATGAAGAGAGAAAAAATTTGTTATTAAATATGCTTAGAGATATTAGAAAAGCTTTAGAAGGTTTAGATGTTGTTATTGTTAGTAAAGATGAGGAAATATTGAATTTTGCTAAAAATGAATTAAAAGCAGAAACTATTAAAGAAAAATATAAAGGATTAAACAATGCAATAAAACAAGCATTTGAGGAAATTGAGGATGAAGAAGTTATGATAATCCCAGCAGACATCCCATTAATTAAGAAAAAGCATATTAATGATATTTTAAAGCTTTCCAAGGATTATGATATGATTATATGTCCATCAAGAGGAGGAGGGACTAATCTATTATATTTAAAGTCAAAAAATTTGATTGAAATGAAATATGAAGGTTTCAGTTTTTTAAAACATTTAGAAGAGGCAAAAAAGAGAAATTTAAGATATTACATTTATGATTCCTTTTTAATCTCTGTTGATATCAATACACCAGAGGATTTGGGAGAGATATTCATTCATGGAAATGATACATACACAAAAAATTATCTAAAAAGCTTAGGAATTGATGTAGAGCCAAAGCACTCATCAGCTGGAAGATTTGTGGTTAAAAGAGGGAGATGA
- a CDS encoding Sjogren's syndrome/scleroderma autoantigen 1 family protein → MEDNEILKTLSNELLKGAKMLSTHCPKCGYPLFEKDGKTYCPVCEKFKNEVEEIEKNKIERDSKAVDKKVDINRILIEKINYLAMKLKDESEIGRIKEIGEALYVLIKIKKKIE, encoded by the coding sequence ATGGAAGATAATGAAATATTAAAAACCCTATCTAACGAATTATTGAAAGGAGCAAAAATGCTCTCAACTCATTGTCCAAAATGTGGTTATCCATTATTTGAAAAGGATGGAAAGACATATTGTCCAGTATGTGAGAAATTTAAAAATGAAGTTGAAGAAATTGAAAAAAATAAAATAGAACGTGATAGTAAAGCAGTCGATAAAAAAGTAGATATTAATAGAATATTAATAGAAAAAATAAATTATTTAGCAATGAAACTAAAAGATGAAAGTGAAATTGGCAGAATTAAAGAAATAGGTGAAGCATTATATGTACTAATTAAAATCAAAAAGAAAATTGAATAA